A single region of the Bacilli bacterium PM5-9 genome encodes:
- a CDS encoding glycosyltransferase involved in cell wall biosynthesis (product_source=COG0438; cath_funfam=1.20.120.640; cog=COG0438; superfamily=56815; transmembrane_helix_parts=Inside_1_8,TMhelix_9_28,Outside_29_230): MFKIKSKKIIGIGFLIFVCIGGLIFGFIEYKKEDIIKKEIASIEIKVDKMKQEKNRDKKVAIYKEINDDCIKYSKNKNSNSKVINFYNTTLSDYKKSIGLQIYDNKIIENTISNVSKAKQKDLNIKIKDLKSLKNMLKKEKSLFLSDSEYSDYISKVDKLLKDYDKQLKVIKDKEQSYSNGYTNGDNSGSNNNSGGNDGWYKIDDGGSGSMKDGCAAMGYNYVPGVGCVN, translated from the coding sequence GTGTTTAAAATTAAAAGTAAAAAAATAATAGGAATAGGATTTTTGATTTTTGTCTGTATTGGTGGATTGATATTCGGATTTATAGAATATAAAAAAGAAGATATTATCAAAAAAGAAATAGCTTCTATAGAGATAAAAGTAGACAAAATGAAACAAGAAAAAAATAGAGATAAAAAAGTTGCTATTTATAAAGAAATAAATGATGACTGTATCAAATATAGTAAAAATAAAAACTCAAATTCTAAAGTAATAAATTTTTACAATACTACTTTAAGTGATTATAAAAAAAGTATAGGTCTACAAATTTATGATAACAAAATAATAGAAAATACTATCTCGAATGTTTCTAAAGCAAAACAAAAAGATTTGAACATAAAAATTAAAGATTTAAAATCATTAAAAAATATGTTGAAAAAAGAGAAATCTTTATTTTTGTCAGATTCTGAATATAGTGATTATATATCTAAAGTAGATAAACTATTAAAAGATTATGATAAACAATTAAAAGTAATAAAAGATAAAGAACAAAGTTATTCTAATGGATATACAAATGGAGATAACTCTGGTAGCAATAATAATTCAGGAGGAAATGATGGTTGGTACAAAATAGATGATGGAGGTTCTGGATCTATGAAAGATGGATGTGCTGCTATGGGATATAATTATGTTCCAGGAGTTGGATGTGTAAATTAA